A section of the Cuniculiplasma divulgatum genome encodes:
- a CDS encoding metal-sulfur cluster assembly factor, with product MVTKEEILEQLKQVSDPEIGMDVVNLGLVYDVEINGDRVYIKMTMTAPTCPVTPWILSEAQRIVENMEGVEAADIELVWDPPWNPSMMTDEAKEALNMT from the coding sequence ATGGTTACCAAGGAGGAAATTCTGGAGCAGCTGAAACAGGTTTCAGATCCGGAAATAGGCATGGACGTGGTTAACCTTGGTCTCGTTTATGATGTGGAGATCAATGGCGACAGGGTCTATATTAAGATGACAATGACCGCTCCCACGTGCCCCGTTACACCATGGATACTTTCTGAAGCTCAGAGGATAGTGGAGAACATGGAGGGTGTTGAGGCTGCAGATATAGAGCTAGTATGGGACCCGCCATGGAATCCTTCAATGATGACAGATGAGGCCAAGGAAGCCCTGAATATGACATAG
- a CDS encoding GTPase domain-containing protein, with protein sequence MVMDRVAWKVSVAGGKGTGKSALISRVVYDSDSPGSASKLLSRKRLVVDRDGTKISADLLLQEISDGPEAERFLPGSNIILVLVDVTNPASLDFAHDIVKYSKTFEKKPQILLVGTKSDMKYEAQIWTEDIEKIGKKEKVDYVMVSSRTGEGIPELLNSITDSLVEKVYAKRQRTA encoded by the coding sequence ATGGTCATGGATCGTGTTGCCTGGAAAGTTAGTGTTGCCGGAGGCAAAGGTACCGGCAAAAGTGCCCTCATATCCCGGGTAGTATACGATTCTGACAGCCCTGGTTCGGCTTCAAAACTGCTTTCAAGGAAGCGTCTTGTTGTTGACAGGGACGGCACCAAGATATCTGCTGATCTGCTGCTCCAGGAAATATCTGATGGCCCGGAGGCAGAAAGGTTTCTTCCAGGATCCAACATAATACTTGTGCTGGTGGATGTCACAAACCCTGCTTCACTGGACTTTGCCCATGACATAGTGAAATATTCCAAGACTTTTGAGAAAAAACCCCAGATTTTGCTTGTGGGAACTAAATCTGACATGAAGTACGAGGCCCAGATCTGGACTGAGGATATTGAGAAGATTGGAAAAAAGGAAAAAGTGGACTATGTGATGGTATCCTCGCGGACCGGTGAAGGCATTCCGGAGCTGCTGAACAGCATCACCGACAGCCTTGTGGAGAAGGTTTATGCAAAAAGGCAGCGGACCGCATAG
- a CDS encoding PLP-dependent aminotransferase family protein, with protein MEFKFSDNLKNMKPSEIRELLKYATNKNLISFGGGMPNPETFPMADLKSIMDDVMNQYGTIALQYGNTGGLNELRTEIVRLVRETENIKSSESQVLVTAGSQQGLYELAKILVNPGDAIITEEPTYVGAISAFDANDADMHSIPMDENGIKTELVEAEIKKLISKGKKPKFIYTIPTFQNPTGVTLSLERRRHLIEISQKYQIPLVEDNPYGELRYDGDRIPSLRSLDPEVIYLGTFSKIMCPGLRMGFTVAPESFISRVNLLKQALDLSSSTFSQFVAWQYLARDEVKKQIPKTIKLYRRKRDTMFRALEEYFPDGSSWSKPLGGMFLWATVDSRINTTDMLQDAIQDGVAYVSGNAFSPARAQANSMRLNFTFSEDEQIYEGIKRLASVLEKKMSVLQPQ; from the coding sequence ATGGAATTCAAGTTTTCAGATAACCTGAAGAATATGAAGCCTTCCGAGATAAGGGAACTCCTCAAATATGCGACCAACAAGAATCTCATATCATTCGGTGGGGGCATGCCCAATCCCGAAACGTTTCCAATGGCAGACCTCAAGTCCATTATGGATGACGTGATGAATCAGTATGGGACAATTGCTCTGCAGTATGGGAACACTGGAGGCCTCAACGAGCTGCGCACGGAAATAGTACGCCTTGTCAGGGAAACTGAAAACATAAAGAGTTCAGAATCGCAGGTCCTTGTTACAGCCGGATCACAGCAGGGGCTCTATGAGTTAGCAAAGATACTTGTGAATCCTGGTGACGCCATAATTACAGAAGAGCCGACGTACGTTGGCGCCATATCGGCGTTTGACGCCAATGATGCGGATATGCATTCCATCCCAATGGACGAGAATGGGATCAAGACAGAACTGGTTGAAGCCGAAATCAAGAAACTCATATCAAAGGGAAAGAAACCCAAGTTCATATACACAATACCAACATTCCAGAACCCTACCGGGGTAACCCTGAGTCTGGAAAGAAGGCGCCACCTCATAGAAATCTCTCAGAAATACCAGATTCCACTGGTTGAGGACAACCCGTATGGGGAACTGAGGTATGATGGGGATAGGATACCATCTCTTAGATCGCTTGACCCGGAAGTCATATATCTTGGCACATTCTCCAAGATCATGTGTCCGGGACTCAGGATGGGCTTCACAGTGGCTCCCGAGTCCTTCATATCAAGAGTGAACCTTCTGAAGCAGGCTCTTGATCTGTCCTCAAGCACCTTCAGCCAGTTTGTGGCGTGGCAGTACCTTGCCAGAGACGAGGTGAAGAAGCAGATTCCCAAGACAATCAAATTGTACAGGAGAAAGAGGGATACCATGTTCAGGGCACTTGAAGAGTATTTTCCAGATGGATCAAGCTGGTCAAAGCCGCTTGGCGGAATGTTCCTCTGGGCCACAGTTGATTCCAGGATAAACACCACGGATATGCTGCAGGATGCCATACAGGATGGGGTAGCCTATGTCAGTGGAAACGCTTTCTCTCCGGCCAGGGCTCAGGCAAACAGCATGAGGCTGAACTTCACGTTCTCCGAAGATGAACAGATTTACGAGGGAATCAAGAGGCTCGCTTCTGTACTGGAGAAGAAAATGTCCGTGCTTCAGCCCCAGTAG
- the guaA gene encoding glutamine-hydrolyzing GMP synthase, producing the protein MVNEKSFVEEAIQEIRSKLTDRGILACSGGQDSTLLAVLANRAAGEKVLTVFVDTGLLRKGEPERVEAIFKRFSLNYRIIDASDRFLSALKGISEPEQKRKIIGKTFIDVFEEVAKEYGAKFLLQGTIAPDWIESGGSVREVIKSHHNVGGLPEKMNLKLIEPLRDLYKDEIRDISRFVGLDTDVQPFPGPGLAVRIIGEITREKADLLRDVTEIVERGVRDEYADASGRPWQYFAVLLPVQSTGIHGDKRTYGNTVAIRMIDTSDAMSGTFTRPSWDFLDRISTEITNEVKGINRVVYDVTNKPPATIEWE; encoded by the coding sequence ATGGTGAATGAGAAATCCTTCGTAGAGGAAGCAATCCAGGAGATAAGATCAAAGCTTACGGATCGCGGCATCCTGGCATGTTCTGGTGGGCAGGACAGCACACTCCTTGCGGTGCTGGCCAACAGGGCTGCTGGAGAGAAGGTCCTTACTGTGTTCGTTGACACGGGCCTTCTCAGAAAGGGTGAACCTGAAAGAGTGGAAGCCATTTTCAAGAGATTTTCCCTGAACTACCGCATAATTGATGCCTCAGATCGCTTCCTGTCAGCCCTGAAGGGCATATCAGAGCCAGAGCAGAAGAGGAAGATCATAGGCAAGACCTTCATCGATGTTTTTGAGGAGGTGGCAAAGGAATATGGCGCAAAATTCCTCCTGCAGGGAACAATTGCCCCAGACTGGATTGAGAGCGGCGGTAGCGTCCGGGAAGTAATCAAGAGCCACCATAACGTTGGCGGCCTCCCGGAGAAAATGAACCTGAAGCTTATTGAACCACTCAGGGACCTTTACAAGGATGAGATACGGGATATTTCACGTTTCGTAGGGTTAGATACGGATGTACAGCCTTTTCCCGGCCCCGGACTTGCCGTACGAATAATTGGGGAGATCACCAGGGAGAAGGCCGATCTCCTGAGGGATGTAACGGAGATAGTGGAACGTGGTGTCAGGGATGAGTATGCTGATGCATCGGGCAGGCCCTGGCAGTACTTTGCAGTGCTCCTGCCGGTTCAGAGCACCGGCATACATGGAGACAAGAGAACTTATGGCAACACGGTGGCCATAAGGATGATTGATACCAGCGATGCAATGAGCGGCACATTCACGAGGCCATCATGGGACTTCCTGGACAGAATTTCCACCGAGATAACCAACGAGGTGAAAGGCATAAACCGCGTTGTTTATGATGTGACGAATAAGCCGCCGGCAACAATTGAATGGGAATGA
- a CDS encoding CofH family radical SAM protein → MLKQPDQVDDILRSVQSGEIPTRDDIIFMYDEADLNSLGQAARFLAQEKSGNTVSFVSNMILNYTNICNVRCNFCAFYRTGTESDAFLLTKKQVIKEIEPYYRNFHITQLLIQGGVNPALPLEYYTDLFRSIHEAYPDLGIHGLSTSEISFIARKEHTSVADIIKSLVEAGMQSIPGAGAEIFDDDVRKVLGRPKGSGKQWLEVMETAHRLGVHSSATMMFGHVEESRHKADHLLALVDLQSKYNGFLSFTPWNFEPGNTQLQKSGAVMYRAGGADVLRNIAISRIVLNNSIPTIQSSWLTNGIQMGQMSVLFGANDWGGTIYDEKVIPATGKQVGNLRKDAIINGLNQIGMEAVERDNLYRVIGHYPA, encoded by the coding sequence ATGCTCAAACAGCCTGACCAGGTTGATGATATTCTGAGAAGCGTACAGAGTGGTGAAATACCCACCAGGGACGATATTATTTTCATGTATGATGAAGCAGACCTCAATTCTCTGGGCCAGGCTGCCAGATTCCTTGCACAGGAGAAATCCGGGAACACCGTTTCATTCGTATCCAATATGATACTGAATTACACCAACATATGCAACGTCAGGTGCAATTTCTGTGCATTTTACAGAACTGGTACAGAATCTGATGCCTTCCTTCTTACAAAGAAACAGGTCATAAAGGAAATTGAGCCATACTACAGGAATTTCCATATCACGCAGCTGCTCATACAGGGAGGAGTGAATCCTGCCCTTCCTCTTGAATACTATACCGATCTCTTCCGTTCAATTCATGAAGCTTATCCGGATCTGGGGATTCATGGACTCTCCACGTCGGAGATATCATTTATTGCCAGAAAGGAACATACAAGTGTGGCAGATATCATAAAATCACTTGTGGAAGCTGGCATGCAGTCAATACCCGGCGCAGGTGCCGAGATATTTGACGATGATGTCAGGAAGGTTCTTGGCAGGCCGAAAGGCAGTGGGAAGCAGTGGCTTGAAGTGATGGAAACTGCCCACAGGCTTGGCGTCCACAGTTCCGCCACAATGATGTTTGGCCATGTTGAGGAATCACGCCACAAAGCAGATCATCTGCTTGCTCTGGTTGATCTTCAGAGCAAGTACAACGGATTTTTGAGCTTCACTCCGTGGAACTTTGAGCCGGGCAATACCCAGCTTCAGAAGTCTGGGGCGGTGATGTACCGCGCCGGCGGCGCAGACGTACTTCGCAATATAGCCATATCCAGGATTGTCCTGAATAATTCCATTCCAACCATCCAGAGTTCATGGCTGACCAATGGAATCCAGATGGGGCAGATGTCCGTACTTTTCGGGGCGAATGACTGGGGCGGCACCATATACGATGAGAAGGTTATTCCTGCCACTGGAAAGCAGGTGGGCAACCTCAGGAAGGATGCCATAATAAACGGGCTTAACCAGATAGGAATGGAAGCTGTGGAGAGAGATAACCTTTACAGAGTGATAGGCCATTACCCGGCTTGA
- a CDS encoding TATA-box-binding protein → MSEREKITVENIVASTSLAEHLDLSRIALALEGSEYEPEQFPGLIYRLHEPKTAVLIFRSGKVNCTGAKNLANVKLTIDTIIQKLKKAGIEVYDNPDIVVQNIVAVYDLEAELNLTDIAMSLGLENVEYEPEQFPGLVYRVEEPKVVLLLFGSGKVVCTGAKEESEIEQAVIKVKKELQKVGLI, encoded by the coding sequence ATGAGCGAGAGAGAAAAGATTACAGTGGAAAACATCGTGGCTTCTACGTCACTGGCGGAACATCTTGATCTGAGCAGGATTGCACTTGCACTTGAGGGATCGGAATACGAGCCCGAACAGTTTCCTGGCCTTATCTACCGTCTCCATGAACCAAAGACAGCTGTTCTCATATTCAGGAGTGGCAAGGTCAACTGCACAGGCGCCAAGAATCTTGCAAATGTGAAGCTCACAATCGACACAATAATCCAGAAGCTGAAAAAGGCCGGTATTGAGGTATATGACAACCCTGATATTGTTGTCCAGAACATAGTTGCCGTATATGATCTCGAGGCGGAACTTAACCTCACGGATATTGCCATGTCACTTGGGCTGGAGAACGTGGAGTATGAGCCTGAGCAATTCCCGGGCCTCGTTTACAGGGTCGAGGAGCCAAAGGTGGTTCTCCTGCTTTTCGGATCTGGAAAGGTGGTCTGTACCGGTGCAAAGGAAGAAAGCGAGATTGAGCAGGCCGTCATAAAGGTGAAGAAGGAACTTCAGAAAGTTGGCCTGATCTGA
- the rpsB gene encoding 30S ribosomal protein S2 gives MTEEELLLSEEEYQKSGIHIGTQVKSKDMQEYIFKIRNDGLYILDIKKTNSKLIVAGKMLSRFKPSEILVVAQRQYAFKPVTKFSEVVGAESIVGRFIPGTLTNPQLSSYREAKVIIITDPLADTQVMKEAKRVGVPIVALCDANNKTDFVDLIIPTNNKGRRSLAVIYWLLAREILKNRGTIRDYSEFNYTIDDFESQI, from the coding sequence ATGACAGAAGAGGAATTATTGCTTTCGGAAGAGGAATACCAGAAATCCGGCATTCACATAGGAACACAGGTAAAGTCAAAGGATATGCAGGAGTACATCTTCAAGATCAGGAACGACGGCCTTTACATCCTTGACATCAAGAAGACCAACAGCAAGCTCATAGTTGCAGGAAAGATGCTGTCCAGGTTCAAGCCCTCTGAAATACTGGTCGTAGCCCAGAGGCAGTATGCATTCAAACCAGTCACAAAGTTTTCAGAAGTGGTTGGGGCAGAATCCATAGTCGGCAGGTTCATTCCGGGCACCCTGACCAACCCACAGCTGTCCAGCTACAGGGAAGCAAAGGTAATCATAATCACCGATCCCCTGGCAGACACGCAGGTCATGAAGGAGGCAAAGAGGGTTGGAGTGCCAATAGTGGCTCTCTGCGATGCAAACAATAAGACTGATTTCGTTGACCTCATAATACCCACAAACAACAAGGGAAGAAGATCCCTGGCAGTGATATACTGGCTGCTGGCAAGGGAGATCCTGAAGAACCGTGGTACCATAAGGGATTACTCGGAGTTCAACTACACCATTGACGATTTCGAGTCCCAGATCTGA
- the endA gene encoding tRNA-intron lyase: protein MQKGSGPHRAICQKVVFSIEEGKGPSHLQSKYRVGRIISGILYLDPYEALYLVIKGRITAENPSMRSLLSLISAFDQPPGFTDRFYLFQLLKSKGFLVKVENNSMYYRRTPREDYRGPVVTVREDRTITFSQLVAGNDSIYAAIDDDHDITMFIARPFEPEGNVRTALGNPKNIVDLNGTPASEDSGIPEWMGTTLGSIRLLNEYESSLLSGTAGNDESLTMRVFRDLVSRGFIVRTGFKYGANFRVYGVNIDAHAEFLVHVLEETEEWYKISRAVRVAQGVRKEMVFAGRSGSRTAYVKIIRVRDPFLNDHQIWDSKSSMV from the coding sequence ATGCAAAAAGGCAGCGGACCGCATAGGGCAATATGCCAGAAGGTTGTCTTTTCCATAGAAGAGGGGAAGGGGCCCTCTCATCTGCAGAGCAAGTACAGAGTGGGCAGGATAATTTCCGGGATCCTCTACCTGGATCCGTACGAGGCGCTCTATCTTGTTATTAAGGGAAGAATCACAGCGGAGAATCCCTCCATGAGAAGCCTTCTTTCCCTCATCAGCGCGTTTGATCAGCCCCCAGGGTTCACCGATCGCTTCTACCTGTTTCAGTTGCTGAAATCAAAGGGCTTCCTGGTGAAGGTTGAGAACAACTCCATGTATTACAGAAGAACGCCACGTGAGGATTACAGGGGACCTGTTGTCACGGTCAGGGAAGACCGCACCATTACATTTTCCCAGCTCGTAGCGGGCAATGATTCGATCTATGCAGCCATAGACGACGATCACGATATCACAATGTTCATTGCCAGACCGTTTGAACCTGAAGGTAATGTCAGGACTGCGCTGGGTAACCCAAAAAACATAGTTGATCTCAATGGTACCCCTGCATCCGAGGACAGCGGCATACCTGAGTGGATGGGGACGACCCTTGGGAGCATAAGGCTCCTGAACGAATACGAATCTTCACTTCTGTCCGGAACGGCAGGTAACGATGAGAGCCTCACCATGAGGGTTTTCCGCGATCTTGTGTCCAGGGGATTCATAGTGAGAACAGGATTCAAGTACGGAGCAAATTTCAGGGTTTATGGTGTTAACATTGATGCCCATGCAGAGTTCCTTGTGCATGTGCTTGAGGAAACTGAGGAATGGTACAAAATAAGCAGGGCCGTAAGGGTCGCGCAGGGCGTAAGGAAAGAAATGGTATTTGCCGGAAGATCCGGTTCAAGGACTGCATATGTAAAAATTATCAGGGTAAGGGACCCCTTTCTCAATGACCATCAGATCTGGGACTCGAAATCGTCAATGGTGTAG
- a CDS encoding pantetheine-phosphate adenylyltransferase: MITVLGGSFTRFHKGHMLMLDAAIRTGNHLIVGLASDDFLKSHKAYDAPRYSMRKRALDNYISRFTSDYEIYPLDSRNGNADASAEYDTIVVSRETRAQAEAINSSRIRKGLKPLRIVEVPIALAEDLFPISSSRIVKGEIRANGRRVTPVLIGISTANSLKVMALDRYISKVMRNYEIFRNQEYELETDQPLGIDTQISAMKRAQSALGSRDYGVGVESGVYMDRITGSAIDIHYCVVIDRYSRVTVGTGSGFAIPPDIVRGIRNGLTESQAFVESYGGTDPGSTSGIAGIISGNRITRQELVYEAIRNAFIPRTGASFYGLDEKIQ, encoded by the coding sequence ATGATCACAGTACTGGGGGGATCTTTCACAAGATTCCACAAAGGGCATATGCTGATGCTGGATGCTGCTATCAGGACAGGAAATCACCTGATCGTGGGTCTCGCATCAGATGATTTTCTTAAGAGCCACAAGGCGTATGATGCGCCCAGATATTCTATGAGAAAGCGTGCCCTTGATAACTATATATCCCGGTTCACATCGGATTATGAAATATATCCTCTTGATTCGAGAAACGGGAACGCTGATGCTTCTGCTGAATACGATACCATTGTTGTATCAAGAGAAACCCGTGCCCAGGCTGAAGCAATAAATTCGTCAAGGATCCGGAAGGGGCTCAAGCCATTGAGGATCGTGGAGGTACCCATTGCTCTGGCAGAAGACCTTTTTCCCATAAGCTCCAGCAGGATTGTGAAGGGAGAAATCAGGGCTAACGGCCGCAGGGTCACGCCAGTCCTCATAGGAATATCCACTGCCAACAGCCTCAAGGTCATGGCTCTGGATAGATATATTTCAAAAGTAATGAGAAATTATGAGATCTTTCGCAATCAGGAGTATGAACTGGAGACAGATCAGCCACTGGGCATCGACACACAGATAAGTGCAATGAAGAGGGCTCAGTCCGCCCTGGGATCCCGGGATTATGGTGTTGGTGTTGAATCCGGTGTATATATGGATCGGATTACTGGAAGCGCGATTGACATCCACTACTGTGTGGTCATTGACAGGTATTCCAGGGTTACAGTGGGTACGGGAAGCGGTTTCGCCATTCCACCGGATATCGTCAGGGGAATCAGAAACGGGCTTACGGAATCTCAGGCTTTTGTAGAATCCTATGGCGGAACGGACCCCGGATCAACTTCAGGTATTGCAGGAATAATCTCGGGCAACAGGATCACCAGACAGGAACTTGTTTATGAGGCCATCAGGAATGCATTCATCCCAAGGACCGGCGCTTCATTCTATGGCTTGGATGAAAAGATCCAGTGA
- the truD gene encoding tRNA pseudouridine(13) synthase TruD, with product MESYVTDTKPLRGVFKQTPEDFLVQEIPKWIRRSDNGKYIVIRAKLREWDTNRFIIFLARELHISHKRITYCGTKDKHAVTTQYFSINHDFDPSTISISDCEILDWFRTDRMLALGDLIGNRFTVNLHLNRDDIGLLGDLLEELNASGGFPNYFGLQRFGSIRTNTHRVGKLLVEGKDEEAALEYIYDPEIDTEYYRKDFASTMDARLALKEFPMHLNFERTLLGYMLEHGTLRGSLAAFPKNLGMMFVHAYQSYLFNRIVSMRIRELGINSVNEGDVLYPVDGLFNSDARKEIRVNSMNRGILEDAVRQNRLRPSAPLIGFDTHLTDGPQGEFEKNILDEEGVNPGMFRLRSYPEFSSSGERRVVSCLQSDLTINSDGIMEFNLGRGIYATSLIREILKNNMTW from the coding sequence ATGGAAAGTTATGTAACCGACACAAAGCCGCTCAGGGGTGTTTTCAAACAGACTCCGGAGGATTTTCTTGTGCAGGAAATTCCAAAGTGGATCCGGAGATCAGACAACGGCAAATACATTGTCATCAGGGCAAAACTCAGGGAATGGGATACAAACCGGTTCATAATCTTCCTGGCCAGGGAACTCCATATCAGCCACAAGCGCATAACATACTGCGGAACCAAGGATAAACACGCTGTGACCACACAGTATTTCAGCATAAACCATGATTTTGACCCATCCACCATCAGCATATCAGACTGTGAAATCCTGGACTGGTTCAGAACAGACCGGATGCTTGCCCTTGGCGATCTTATTGGCAACAGGTTCACCGTTAACCTTCACCTGAATCGTGACGACATAGGTCTACTTGGTGACTTGCTTGAAGAGCTGAATGCCTCGGGTGGATTTCCAAATTATTTCGGGCTTCAGCGGTTCGGCAGCATCAGGACCAACACTCACCGGGTTGGAAAGCTGCTTGTTGAGGGTAAGGATGAGGAGGCTGCCCTGGAATACATATATGATCCAGAGATAGACACAGAATATTACAGGAAGGATTTTGCCTCCACCATGGATGCAAGGCTGGCGCTGAAGGAATTTCCCATGCATCTAAACTTTGAGAGAACACTTCTTGGATACATGCTGGAGCATGGAACCCTCAGGGGGTCACTGGCTGCGTTCCCCAAGAATCTGGGAATGATGTTCGTTCATGCATACCAGTCATATCTCTTCAATAGGATCGTATCCATGCGTATCAGGGAACTTGGAATCAACTCTGTCAATGAAGGTGATGTTCTATATCCTGTTGACGGACTGTTCAACAGCGACGCAAGGAAGGAGATCAGGGTCAACTCAATGAACCGGGGAATCCTGGAGGACGCAGTGAGACAGAACAGGCTCAGGCCCTCGGCACCGCTCATAGGATTTGATACTCATCTGACGGATGGCCCACAGGGTGAATTCGAAAAGAATATACTTGATGAAGAGGGCGTGAATCCCGGAATGTTCCGCCTCCGGTCATATCCGGAATTTTCATCATCCGGAGAAAGAAGGGTTGTGTCCTGCCTGCAGTCAGACCTTACCATTAACAGTGATGGAATAATGGAATTCAACCTTGGCAGAGGGATTTATGCAACATCCCTTATAAGGGAAATTCTGAAAAATAACATGACCTGGTGA
- a CDS encoding glutamate-1-semialdehyde 2,1-aminomutase, with amino-acid sequence MSSESLYKESREIFPGGVNSPVRFYEPYPRFIRSASGSRIYDADGREYVDHCLAFGPLILGHGNQRVMKALQIQMERGILFGAPSEGEIQLGKAIREAIPSVEMMRFTNSGTEATMHALRLARHHTGRDLILKISGGFHGAHDMALSAAPYKPDTDPARYSTLEIAFNDIPGLETVFRNLGPRIAAFITEPVLGNVGVVPPDPEFLKASRELTSDSGSILIFDEVITGFRSSYGGYQDMIGVKPDMTTLGKIIGGGLPVGMFGGRREIMEDVAPSGTFYQQGTFSGSPLAMAAGYATLQELKNVDYTGICSYVTKLGDEIVDFAGQKGIDIQFNRSGTMFTVFFNNREITDGAAALRSRTDLYTRFFNTMLNNGVFIPKSQFEACFTSSVHTLDDLGKVVEASRNSLKSIS; translated from the coding sequence ATGTCTTCGGAATCACTTTATAAGGAATCAAGGGAGATCTTTCCGGGTGGAGTGAACTCACCAGTGCGTTTCTATGAACCTTACCCCAGATTCATCAGGTCTGCATCAGGATCCAGGATTTATGATGCCGATGGCAGGGAATATGTTGATCACTGCCTGGCATTCGGTCCCCTCATCCTGGGACACGGGAATCAGAGAGTAATGAAAGCACTTCAGATCCAGATGGAACGCGGAATACTTTTTGGCGCTCCGTCAGAAGGGGAGATACAGCTTGGTAAGGCCATAAGGGAAGCAATTCCCTCCGTAGAGATGATGAGATTCACAAATTCCGGTACGGAGGCAACAATGCATGCTCTGAGGCTTGCGAGGCACCATACGGGCAGGGATCTGATTCTCAAGATTTCGGGTGGATTCCACGGCGCACACGATATGGCCCTGTCTGCAGCTCCATATAAGCCGGATACTGACCCGGCAAGGTATTCAACACTGGAAATTGCCTTCAATGATATACCTGGCCTTGAAACGGTTTTCAGGAATCTTGGACCGCGGATTGCGGCATTTATCACGGAACCGGTTCTGGGAAATGTTGGGGTTGTGCCACCGGATCCGGAATTCCTGAAGGCTTCCAGGGAACTGACCAGTGACAGTGGTTCAATTCTTATTTTTGACGAGGTCATAACTGGTTTCCGATCATCATACGGCGGCTATCAGGATATGATTGGTGTGAAACCGGACATGACGACGCTTGGAAAGATCATAGGCGGAGGGTTGCCTGTTGGAATGTTCGGGGGCCGCCGTGAAATAATGGAGGATGTTGCACCCAGTGGTACCTTCTACCAGCAGGGCACATTCTCCGGAAGCCCTCTTGCAATGGCTGCAGGATATGCCACACTGCAGGAGTTGAAGAATGTCGACTATACCGGCATATGTTCGTATGTGACAAAACTTGGTGACGAAATAGTGGACTTCGCCGGACAAAAGGGCATAGATATTCAGTTCAACAGATCAGGAACCATGTTCACTGTATTCTTCAATAACCGTGAAATTACAGATGGAGCAGCTGCCTTGAGGTCACGTACTGACCTTTACACAAGGTTCTTTAACACCATGCTGAACAATGGGGTATTTATCCCGAAATCGCAGTTTGAGGCATGTTTCACCAGTTCCGTACATACTCTCGACGATCTAGGGAAAGTGGTGGAGGCATCAAGGAACAGTCTCAAATCAATTTCATGA